In Immundisolibacter sp., the following proteins share a genomic window:
- the rimM gene encoding ribosome maturation factor RimM (Essential for efficient processing of 16S rRNA) yields MVGRVGAPHGVRGWSQLQSFTDPPAGLLRHPRLEAQRRGQRLMLEIADSRMQGERVLVRFAGTDDRDAAAKLTGFELSVPRAELEPPPPGSWYWHDLIGLAVVTVDGTPLGRVDHLIETGVNDVLVVHGERERLIPFAQPQIVKKVDLDAGRIEVDWDAEY; encoded by the coding sequence GTGGTGGGGCGTGTGGGCGCTCCGCACGGCGTGCGCGGCTGGTCGCAGCTGCAGTCCTTTACCGATCCGCCCGCGGGCCTGCTGCGTCATCCCCGGCTCGAGGCGCAGCGTCGCGGGCAGCGGCTGATGCTCGAGATCGCCGACAGCCGGATGCAGGGCGAGCGCGTGCTGGTGCGCTTCGCGGGCACGGACGATCGCGACGCGGCCGCGAAACTGACCGGCTTCGAACTGAGCGTGCCGCGGGCCGAGCTCGAACCGCCGCCGCCGGGCAGCTGGTACTGGCACGACCTGATCGGCCTGGCGGTGGTGACGGTGGACGGCACGCCGCTGGGGCGGGTCGATCACCTGATCGAAACCGGTGTCAACGACGTGCTGGTGGTGCACGGCGAACGCGAGCGGCTGATCCCGTTCGCGCAGCCGCAGATAGTGAAGAAGGTCGATCTGGATGCCGGCCGTATCGAGGTGGACTGGGACGCGGAGTACTGA